The following are from one region of the Nicotiana tabacum cultivar K326 chromosome 3, ASM71507v2, whole genome shotgun sequence genome:
- the LOC107809831 gene encoding ADP-ribosylation factor-like protein 8a, which produces MGLWEAFLNWLRSLFFKQEMELSLIGLQNAGKTSLVNVIATGGYSEDMIPTVGFNMRKVTKGNVTIKLWDLGGQPRFRSMWERYCRAVSAIVYVVDAADHDNLSISKSELHDLLNKPSLSGIPLLVLGNKIDKPGALSKQALTDEMGLKSITDREVCCYMISCKNSTNIDSVIDWLVKHSKSKS; this is translated from the exons ATGGGTCTGTGGGAAGCTTTTCTCAATTGGCTTCGAAG CCTCTTCTTTAAACAGGAAATGGAGCTTTCTTTGATAGGGCTGCAAAATGCAGGGAAAACTTCACTTGTAAATGTTATAGCT ACTGGTGGATATAGTGAAGATATGATACCAACT GTGGGATTTAACATGCGGAAAGTGACTAAAGGTAATGTCACTATAAAATTGTGGGACCTCGGAGGTCAACCCAGATTCCGTAGTATGTGGGAAAGATACTGTCGTGCAGTTTCAGCTATAGT TTATGTTGTTGATGCTGCTGATCATGATAACCTTAGCATTTCCAAAAGTGAACTCCATGACCTGTTGAACAAGCCATCATTGAGTGGTATTCCATTGCTGGTATTGGGAAACAAGATTGACAAGCCTGGAGCCCTGTCCAAGCAGGCTTTGACTGATGAAAT GGGATTGAAATCTATAACTGACAGAGAGGTATGCTGTTATATGATATCATGCAAAAATTCCACCAATATTGACTCAGTCATCGATTGGCTTGTTAAGCACTCAAAATCAAAGAGTTAA
- the LOC107809829 gene encoding adenylyl-sulfate kinase 3: MIGRSLRFKMTTIGKCSSIYRTSPEFDLPEPSSGKLGFQKLPACNCRGKSFGFSIFGTEVKTSFVAPLSAIEASRKAHVNGKAENVHRTGCDSNDDMRINDCHGFSGDSIPQMSTIGNSTNIVWHKCTVEKCDREELLQQRGCVIWITGLSGSGKSTLACALGRGLHARGKLTYILDGDNVRHGLNRDLSFRAEDRAENIRRIGEVAKLFADAGVICIASLISPYRKERDACRALLAEGDFIEVFMDVPLHVCEARDPKGLYKLARAGKIKGFTGIDDPYEPPLKSEIVLHQNRGLFDSPNDLADTVISYMDEKGYLNA, from the exons ATGATAGGTCGGTCATTGCGATTCAAAATGACTACAATTGGAAAATGTTCATCGATTTATCGAACTTCGCCGGAATTTGATCTCCCGGAGCCATCGTCGggaaagttagggtttcaaaagctACCGGCATGTAATTGCAGAGGTAAATCGTTCGGCTTCAGCATTTTCGGTACCGAGGTCAAAACGAGCTTCGTAGCGCCTTTAAGTGCGATCGAAGCTTCTAGAAAGGCTCATGTCAATGGAAAAGCTGAAAATGTTCATCGAACAGGATGTGATTCCAATGACGATATGCGTATAAATGATTGCCATGGCTTTTCTG GTGACAGTATACCTCAAATGTCTACAATTGGGAATTCGACAAACATTGTCTGGCACAAATGTACTGTAGAGAAATGTGACAGGGAGGAGTTGCTTCAGCAACGGGGTTGTGTTATATGGATAACTGGCCTCAGTGGTTCAG GGAAGAGCACTTTGGCATGTGCTCTAGGTCGTGGCTTACATGCTAGAGGAAAACTCACCTACATCCTTGATGGTGATAATGTTCGCCATGGCCTGAATCGTGATCTTAGTTTCAGAGCAGAAGATCGAGCAGAAAATATAAGACGTATAG gggaggtggcAAAGCTTTTTGCGGATGCTGGAGTTATTTGCATTGCCAGTTTGATTTCTCCCTACAGGAAGGAGCGAGATGCCTGTCGCGCTTTACTGGCAGAAGGGGATTTCATTGAG GTCTTCATGGATGTTCCTCTGCATGTATGTGAGGCAAGGGATCCTAAGGGATTGTACAAACTTGCTCGAGCGGGGAAGATAAAAG GTTTTACCGGTATTGATGATCCATACGAGCCACCCCTAAAGTCCGAG ATAGTTTTACATCAGAACCGAGGGCTATTTGATTCACCTAATGATTTGGCTGATACAGTGATCTCATACATGGATGAAAAAGGTTACCTGAATGCATAA